In one window of Chiloscyllium punctatum isolate Juve2018m chromosome 11, sChiPun1.3, whole genome shotgun sequence DNA:
- the akap12b gene encoding A-kinase anchor protein 12b isoform X1 has translation MRRVSVSGGSDGEAERFNEQSAGAVPTGRARDLPCFVCLNDTPKIREMGSGISAQEPDQLSPSEQQEEHHTERVDGGPAQENGQISGIHSKSEDKEPLDGKVGHLSGVQEEAVHKVEPPVKTQEEKLIEMDFEKKETPTQTKDEEPRDSQEDADPPVEIGEEAQAGEVGFKKVFKFVGCTFTVKKENPDKLEPVQLLTVKKDEASEIDGESKQEMGGMTNGDLSLAAHEAEESPPEVLTPGEMEESTSQAAPNPTVAEKPVKSAVSPVENPAVDSPLKRFFWQGFFSVLQRKPSFKKAEDEPLVIGEKPEVNGEQKENEEQVVAAGDVNGEEGDHGPSKGPSASQDDAEILEVRPVKEKERDDDFEDLSAELAKVREAEGLILDSEKIGEDSVSTEDGGQCGPKMKMTAPALEMDQATQLTVQSQLAQRQVKPESAAIEDLAGLQTEQTDVDVDQTPGKVQEPVVGEAELLSSQEKAKLQGSPLKKLFTSSSTKKHSGKKRKRGKRKAQLRNDDETRLQSSTESEGSPDGQKMDIPPLTSPEEAGDAVSAEMPDASNPEVETINEASDGERKKENITAWASFKKLVTSKKRPKVQSESDREDEQTDKAKGAAVSSSESVSAAPADKPEKPNAEDLSLERNTEDPKKKADAPVTWEALICVGSSKKRTRKSNSKALQPDAEAQKSPEGAIQVPDSAEELNASVPQDIDQEQGTASPEGTVSSPVEADVSDSAVSVWESFKRLVTSSRKSKFKSEDRADDSVVAAEAAVPETEQAKEESWMSLRKLIPGRRKKRSDARADQPVVEDVGKETTEAELGVSKGEEPDTPAVVPLSEYDAVEEERAAKEQQETVRTNALPEGEVITKSEAPAEGGEPRVEQAITVNQGAVEAIKSSVDERSPSWISTAVPDVIEKRVEGEGKVVEEIVTEGEQLERGDAASPAEVTKTICHDETASEAEEITCEVAVAPDYLAEETAKMVSAVLQTSEILVTTAECTFVPEDEVLVTRQTDESLQEAVVEVTEAVRKETLVATHPVVDETVVAQEEALVATHPVVDETVVAQEEALVATHPVVDETVVAQEEALVAAHPVVEETVVAQEETLVAAHPVVDETVVAHGETLVATHPVVAETVVAQEETLVAAHSVDETEAAHEEALVAAHPVVDEIEAAREETLVATHPVVDETVVAQEETLVAAHPVVDETVVAQEETLVAAHPVVDETVVAHEETLVAAHPVVDEIEAAHEEALVAAHPVVDDIEAAHEEILVAAHPVVDEIEAAHEETLVAVHPVVDEIEAAREETLVATHPVVDETVVAQEEALVAAHPVVEETVVAQEETLVAAHPVVDETVVAHGETLVAAHPVVDETVVAQEETLVAAHPVVDETVVAHEETLVAVHPVVDEIEAAREETLVATHPVVDETVVAQEEALVAAHPVVEETVVAQEETLVAAHPVVDETVVAHGETLVAAHPVVDETVVAQEETLVAAHPVVDETVVAHEETLVAAHPVVDETVVAPEETLVAAHPVVDEMEVAAHSVVKTEAAHEEALVAAYPDVDETEAAHESLAARPGVDETEASHAETMMADHPVVDEIEAAREETLVASHPVVDETVVAHEETLVAAYPVVDETVVAREETLVATYPVVDETVVACEETLVAAHPGVDETEAAHETLAARPGVDETEASHAETMVAAHPVVDKIEAACEETLAAHPVVDETGVAARPVVEEMRAAHKETAAHPVMDETGAARLVLDETGVAREDIVVAACLVVDETGAACKETAVAARPVVDETGAACKETAVAARPVVDETGAACKETAVAARPVVDEMGAARKVTLVAACPVLDETRVAHEETVVVACPVVAEIGVASEEFVVAAGPGAEETEAARKETVVAACPVDETGVVHEDSVVAACPVVDETEAAHEETVVVARPVVDEMGVAREVTLVATCPVLDETGVACEVTLASNPVVEVTAACEETLVTARPDMDETGVVCEEMVAAHPVVPEIGTARGETVVAAYPVVDETGAAHEETVVAARLVLDETAAVCEDNVVAARPAVDETGVAREGTVVATRPVMDETGAARLVLDETGVAREDIVVAACLVVDETGAACKETAVAARPVVDETGVACEVTLVASHAVVEVMGAACEETLVATCPVMDEMGVASKETLVATCLVTQDTDQEQGTASREGTVSSPVERDVSDGAVSV, from the coding sequence TTGAACCACCTGTCAAAACCCAAGAGGAGAAACTAATCGAAATGGACTTTGAGAAAAAGGAGACTCCCACTCAAACCAAAGATGAGGAGCCAAGAGATTCCCAGGAAGACGCAGATCCTCCTGTTGAAATTGGAGAGGAGGCACAAGCTGGTGAGGTTGGCTTCAAGAAGGTCTTCAAATTTGTGGGCTGCACGTTCACAGTGAAGAAAGAGAACCCTGACAAGCTGGAACCAGTGCAGTTGCTGACTGTGAAAAAGGATGAAGCAAGTGAGATAGACGGCGAATCTAAGCAAGAAATGGGAGGAATGACAAATGGTGACTTGAGTCTTGCCGCTCATGAGGCAGAGGAGAGTCCACCTGAGGTTCTCACCCCTGGAGAAATGGAAGAGTCCACCAGTCAGGCGGCACCAAATCCCACTGTTGCCGAGAAGCCAGTGAAGTCTGCCGTTAGTCCGGTCGAGAACCCTGCTGTGGATTCCCCCTTAAAGAGATTTTTTTGGCAAGGCTTTTTCTCAGTGTTGCAAAGGAAGCCAAGCTTCAAGAAGGCTGAAGATGAACCCCTGGTCATTGGGGAGAAGCCGGAGGTaaatggagagcagaaggaaaaTGAGGAGCAAGTCGTTGCTGCTGGAGATGTTAATGGTGAGGAAGGTGACCATGGACCTTCGAAGGGGCCTTCTGCGTCACAAGATGATGCTGAAATCTTGGAGGTTCGCCCAGTGAAAGAAAAAGAGCGAGATGACGATTTTGAGGACCTCTCAGCGGAACTGGCCAAAGTCAGAGAGGCTGAAGGATTGATTTTGGACTCTGAGAAGATTGGGGAGGACAGCGTGTCCACAGAAGACGGTGGGCAATGTGGCCCCAAAATGAAGATGACCGCCCCAGCCTTGGAGATGGATCAGGCGACCCAGCTGACTGTGCAAAGCCAGTTGGCTCAGAGACAGGTGAAGCCAGAATCTGCTGCCATTGAAGATTTGGCAGGGCTTCAAACAGAACAGACCGATGTAGACGTGGATCAAACACCAGGCAAGGTCCAGGAGCCTGTAGTGGGAGAGGCGGAGCTCTTGTCATCCCAGGAAAAGGCCAAGCTGCAGGGCAGCCCCCTGAAGAAACTCTTCACCAGTAGTAGCACCAAAAAGCACTCTGGGAAGAAACGAAAACGTGGCAAAAGAAAGGCCCAACTGAGAAATGACGACGAGACACGACTTCAGTCATCCACCGAATCGGAGGGCAGTCCAGATGGCCAGAAGATGGACATCCCTCCTTTAACATCCCCTGAGGAAGCGGGTGATGCAGTCTCTGCCGAGATGCCAGATGCTTCCAATCCTGAGGTAGAGACAATAAATGAAGCCAGTGATGgtgagaggaagaaagagaacaTTACCGCATGGGCGTCATTTAAGAAGTTAGTGACATCGAAAAAGCGCCCCAAAGTACAATCTGAGAGTGACCGAGAAGATGAGCAGACTGATAAAGCGAAGGGAGCAGCTGTCTCCTCTAGTGAGAGTGTGAGCGCTGCCCCGGCCGATAAGCCAGAAAAACCAAATGCCGAGGACCTGAGTTTGGAGCGGAATACTGAGGATCCCAAAAAGAAAGCGGATGCCCCTGTAACCTGGGAGGCGCTGATCTGCGTCGGGTCCTCCAAGAAGAGAACAAGAAAGTCCAACTCGAAAGCCCTGCAACCAGATGCGGAGGCCCAAAAATCACCCGAGGGAGCCATCCAAGTGCCGGACAGTGCTGAGGAACTGAATGCTAGTGTTCCACAGGATATAGATCAGGAGCAAGGCACAGCATCTCCAGAAGGTACCGTCAGCAGTCCAGTGGAGGCGGATGTATCTGACAGCGCAGTCTCCGTGTGGGAATCCTTTAAGAGGTTGGTGACCTCGAGCCGCAAGTCCAAATTCAAGAGTGAAGACCGTGCAGACGACTCTGTTGTTGCAGCCGAAGCTGCTGTTCCCGAGACCGAACAGGCCAAGGAGGAGTCCTGGATGTCTCTGAGAAAACTGATCCCAGGCCGAAGAAAGAAGAGGTCTGATGCCAGAGCTGACCAGCCTGTGGTGGAGGATGTTGGAAAAGAGACCACAGAGGCAGAGTTGGGAGTGAGCAAGGGTGAAGAGCCAGACACACCAGCAGTGGTTCCCCTTTCTGAATATGATGCTGTCGAGGAAGAGAGAGCAGCTAAGGAGCAGCAGGAAACAGTCAGAACAAATGCTCTTCCCGAGGGGGAAGTTATAACTAAGTCGGAAGCACCAGCTGAAGGTGGGGAGCCGAGGGTCGAGCAAGCCATTACTGTGAACCAGGGAGCTGTAGAAGCAATCAAAAGCAGCGTTGATGAGAGATCACCATCATGGATATCAACCGCAGTCCCAGACGTCATTGAGAAGAGGGTTGAAGGTGAAGGAAAAGTAGTCGAAGAAATTGTGACAGAGGGGGAGCAGTTGGAGCGTGGCGACGCAGCCTCACCAGCAGAAGTAACCAAAACAATCTGTCACGATGAGACTGCCAGCGAGGCAGAGGAGATTACCTGTGAGGTCGCTGTGGCACCAGACTACCTGGCTGAGGAGACAGCCAAGATGGTTTCAGCAGTCTTGCAGACCTCTGAGATCCTAGTGACAACTGCGGAGTGCACCTTTGTGCCAGAAGATGAGGTTCTGGTAACCAGACAAACCGATGAGTCACTGCAGGAGGCGGTTGTGGAAGTGACAGAGGCGGTCCGCAAAGAGACCCTAGTGGCCACTCACCCTGTTGTGGATGAGACAGTGGTGGCCCAGGAAGAGGCTCTGGTGGCCACCCACCCTGTTGTGGATGAGACAGTGGTGGCCCAGGAAGAGGCTCTGGTGGCCACCCACCCTGTTGTGGATGAGACAGTGGTGGCCCAGGAAGAGGCTCTGGTGGCTGCCCACCCTGTTGTGGAGGAGACAGTGGTGGCCCAGGAAGAGACCCTCGTGGCCGCTCACCCTGTTGTGGATGAGACAGTGGTGGCCCATGGAGAGACCCTGGTGGCCACCCACCCTGTTGTGGCTGAGACAGTGGTGGCCCAGGAAGAGACTCTGGTGGCCGCCCACTCTGTGGATGAGACTGAGGCGGCCCACGAAGAGGCTCTGGTGGCTGCCCACCCTGTTGTGGATGAGATTGAGGCGGCCCGCGAAGAGACCCTAGTGGCCACTCACCCTGTTGTGGATGAGACCGTGGTGGCCCAGGAAGAGACCCTAGTGGCCGCCCACCCTGTTGTGGATGAGACAGTGGTGGCCCAGGAAGAGACCCTAGTGGCCGCTCACCCTGTTGTGGATGAGACAGTGGTGGCCCACGAAGAGACTCTGGTGGCCGCCCACCCTGTTGTGGATGAGATTGAGGCGGCCCACGAAGAGGCTCTGGTGGCCGCCCACCCTGTTGTGGATGATATTGAGGCGGCCCACGAAGAGATTCTGGTGGCCGCCCACCCTGTTGTGGATGAGATTGAGGCGGCCCACGAAGAGACTCTGGTGGCCGTCCACCCTGTTGTGGATGAGATTGAGGCGGCCCGCGAAGAGACCCTAGTGGCCACTCACCCTGTTGTGGATGAGACAGTGGTGGCCCAGGAAGAGGCTCTGGTGGCTGCCCACCCTGTTGTGGAGGAGACAGTGGTGGCCCAGGAAGAGACCCTCGTGGCCGCTCACCCTGTTGTGGATGAGACAGTGGTGGCCCATGGAGAGACTCTGGTGGCTGCCCACCCTGTTGTGGATGAGACAGTGGTGGCCCAGGAAGAGACTCTGGTGGCTGCCCACCCTGTTGTGGATGAGACAGTGGTGGCCCACGAAGAGACTCTGGTGGCCGTCCACCCTGTTGTGGATGAGATTGAGGCGGCCCGCGAAGAGACCCTAGTGGCCACTCACCCTGTTGTGGATGAGACAGTGGTGGCCCAGGAAGAGGCTCTGGTGGCTGCCCACCCTGTTGTGGAGGAGACAGTGGTGGCCCAGGAAGAGACCCTCGTGGCCGCTCACCCTGTTGTGGATGAGACAGTGGTGGCCCATGGAGAGACTCTGGTGGCTGCCCACCCTGTTGTGGATGAGACAGTGGTGGCCCAGGAAGAGACTCTGGTGGCTGCCCACCCTGTTGTGGATGAGACAGTGGTGGCTCACGAAGAGACTCTGGTGGCTGCCCACCCTGTTGTGGATGAGACAGTGGTGGCCCCGGAAGAGACTCTGGTGGCTGCCCACCCTGTTGTGGATGAGATGGAGGTGGCCGCCCACTCTGTGGTCAAGACAGAGGCGGCCCATGAAGAGGCTCTGGTGGCTGCCTACCCAGATGTGGACGAGACCGAGGCGGCCCATGAGAGTCTGGCTGCCCGCCCGGGTGTGGACGAGACAGAGGCGTCCCACGCGGAGACCATGATGGCCGACCACCCTGTTGTGGATGAGATTGAGGCAGCCCGTGAAGAGACCCTGGTGGCCTCCCACCCTGTTGTGGATGAGACAGTGGTGGCCCACGAAGAGACCCTAGTGGCCGCCTATCCTGTTGTGGATGAGACAGTGGTGGCCCGCGAAGAGACCCTAGTGGCCACCTATCCTGTTGTGGATGAGACAGTGGTGGCCTGCGAAGAGACTCTGGTGGCCGCCCACCCGGGTGTGGACGAGACCGAGGCGGCCCATGAGACTCTGGCTGCCCGCCCGGGTGTGGACGAGACAGAGGCGTCCCACGCGGAGACCATGGTGGCCGCCCACCCTGTTGTGGACAAGATAGAGGCGGCCTGTGAAGAGACCCTGGCCGCCCACCCAGTTGTGGACGAGACTGGGGTGGCCGCCCGCCCGGTTGTGGAAGAGATGAGGGCGGCCCACAAAGAGACAGCCGCTCACCCAGTTATGGATGAGACCGGGGCAGCCCGCCTGGTTCTGGATGAGACCGGGGTGGCCCGCGAAGACATTGTGGTGGCCGCCTGCTTGGTTGTGGACGAGACGGGGGCAGCCTGCAAAGAGACTGCGGTGGCCGCCCGCCCAGTTGTGGACGAGACGGGGGCAGCCTGCAAAGAGACTGCGGTGGCCGCCCGCCCAGTTGTGGACGAGACGGGGGCAGCCTGCAAAGAGACTGCGGTGGCCGCCCGCCCAGTTGTGGACGAGATGGGGGCGGCCCGTAAAGTGACTCTGGTGGCCGCCTGCCCAGTTCTGGACGAGACAAGGGTGGCCCATGAAGAGACTGTGGTGGTCGCCTGCCCAGTTGTGGCCGAGATAGGGGTGGCCAGTGAAGAGTTTGTGGTGGCCGCTGGCCCAGGTGCGGAGGAGACTGAGGCGGCCCGCAAAGAGACTGTGGTGGCCGCCTGCCCAGTGGATGAGACGGGGGTGGTACATGAAGATTCTGTGGTGGCTGCCTGTCCTGTTGTGGATGAGACGGAGGCGGCCCACGAAGAGACTGTGGTGGTTGCCCGTCCGGTTGTGGACGAGATGGGGGTGGCCCGTGAAGTGACTCTCGTGGCCACCTGCCCAGTTCTGGATGAGACGGGGGTGGCCTGTGAAGTGACTCTGGCCTCCAACCCGGTTGTGGAAGTGACGGCGGCCTGCGAAGAGACTCTGGTGACCGCTCGCCCAGATATGGACGAGACGGGGGTGGTCTGCGAAGAGATGGTGGCCGCCCACCCAGTTGTGCCTGAGATAGGGACAGCCCGCGGAGAGACTGTGGTAGCTGCCTACCCGGTTGTGGATGAGACGGGAGCGGCCCACGAAGAGACTGTAGTGGCTGCCCGCCTGGTTCTGGATGAGACCGCGGCGGTCTGCGAAGACAATGTGGTGGCCGCTCGTCCGGCTGTAGACGAGACTGGGGTGGCCCGCGAAGGGACAGTAGTGGCCACACGCCCGGTTATGGACGAGACCGGGGCAGCCCGCCTGGTTCTGGATGAGACCGGGGTGGCCCGCGAAGACATTGTGGTGGCCGCCTGCTTGGTTGTGGACGAGACGGGGGCAGCCTGCAAAGAGACTGCGGTGGCCGCCCGCCCAGTTGTGGACGAGACGGGGGTGGCCTGTGAAGTGACTCTGGTGGCCTCCCACGCGGTTGTGGAAGTGATGGGGGCAGCCTGTGAAGAGACTCTGGTGGCCACCTGCCCGGTTATGGACGAGATGGGGGTGGCCAGCAAAGAGACTCTGGTGGCCACCTGCCTGGTTACGCAGGATACAGATCAGGAGCAAGGCACAGCATCTCGGGAAGGTACCGTCAGCAGTCCAGTGGAGAGGGATGTATCTGACGGCGCTGTCTCCGTGTAG